The following are encoded in a window of Papio anubis isolate 15944 unplaced genomic scaffold, Panubis1.0 scaffold676, whole genome shotgun sequence genomic DNA:
- the LOC116273435 gene encoding olfactory receptor 2AG2, which produces MHIDLEQSKATVHTIRKASTNNTFGSRQLKNHSMELRNSTLGSGFILVEILNDSGFPELLCATVTVLYMLALISNGLLLLAITMEARLHVPLYLLLGQLSLMDLLFTSVVTPKALVDFLRRENTISFGGCALQMFLALTMGSAEDLLLAFMAYDRFVAICHPLKYMTLMSPRVCWLMVATSWILAFLSALGHTIYTMHFPFCMYWEIRHLLCEIPPLLKLACGDTSRYELIIYVTGVTFLLLPISAIVASYILILFTVLHMPSNEGRKKALVTCSSHLTVVGMFYGAATFMYVLPSSFHSPKQDNIISVSYTIVTPALNPLIYSMKNKVVMGTLRRVLGKYRLLLHSTL; this is translated from the coding sequence ATGCACATTGACCTAGAACAATCCAAAGCTACAGTGCACACCATCAGAAAAGCTTCCACTAATAATACATTTGGTTCTAGGCAACTAAAAAACCACAGCATGGAGCTCCGGAACTCCACCTTGGGAAGTGGCTTCATCTTGGTGGAGATTCTGAATGACAGTGGGTTTCCTGAACTGCTCTGTGCTACAGTTACAGTCCTATACATGTTGGCCCTGATCAGCAATGGCCTGCTGCTCCTGGCCATCACCATGGAAGCCCGGCTCCACGTGCCCTTGTACCTCCTGCTTGGGCAGCTCTCTCTCATGGACCTCCTGTTCACATCTGTTGTCACTCCTAAGGCCCTCGTGGACTTTCTGCGCAGAGAAAACACCATCTCCTTTGGAGGCTGTGCCCTTCAGATGTTCCTGGCACTGACAATGGGTAGTGCTGAGGACCTCCTACTGGCCTTCATGGCCTATGACAGGTTTGTGGCCATTTGTCATCCTCTGAAATACATGACTCTCATGAGCCCAAGAGTCTGCTGGCTCATGGTGGCCACATCCTGGATCCTGGCATTCCTGAGTGCTCTAGGACATACTATTTACACCATGCACTTCCCTTTCTGCATGTACTGGGAAATCAGGCATCTGCTTTGCGAGATCCCACCCTTGCTGAAGTTGGCCtgtggtgatacctccaggtatgAGCTTATAATATACGTGACAGGTGTGACTTTCCTCTTGCTCCCCATTTCTGCCATTGTGGCCTCCTACATACTAATCCTATTCACTGTGCTTCATATGCCATCAAATGAGGGGAGGAAGAAAGCCCTTGTCACCTGCTCTTCCCACCTGACTGTGGTTGGGATGTTCTATGGAGCTGCCACATTCATGTATGTCTTGCCCAGTTCCTTCCACAGTCCCAAACAAGACAACATCATCTCTGTTTCCTACACAATTGTCACTCCAGCCCTGAATCCGCTCATCTACAGCATGAAGAATAAGGTGGTCATGGGGACCTTGAGGAGGGTCCTGGGAAAATACAGGCTGCTGTTACATTCCACACTCTAG